The Leadbettera azotonutricia ZAS-9 genome has a window encoding:
- a CDS encoding penicillin-binding protein activator LpoB, with protein MKKYILSALIFAVLLFAACSSIPKVTRVEAASVIDLSGRWNDTDVRMVSTDLINECLNSPRVAQYIQEYISQNNGRLPACLVGSFKNDSSEHIDTSIISKNMEIAIVNSGRLDFVAGGDTREEIRAERQDQQANSSEETASALAYETGASLMLTGSVKAIIDKAGNKTVRSYFVSAELTNITTNRRLWMGENSEIKKEIKQSNYRP; from the coding sequence ATGAAGAAATATATTCTTTCGGCATTGATTTTCGCGGTACTTCTTTTTGCGGCTTGTTCTTCTATCCCAAAAGTTACCAGGGTGGAAGCGGCCAGTGTCATCGATTTATCGGGCAGGTGGAACGATACCGATGTGCGTATGGTCAGTACCGACCTCATTAATGAATGCCTCAATTCGCCCAGGGTCGCCCAGTATATACAGGAGTATATCTCCCAAAACAACGGGCGTCTGCCTGCCTGTCTCGTGGGCAGTTTTAAGAATGATTCAAGCGAACATATTGATACCTCCATTATCTCCAAGAATATGGAAATAGCTATCGTGAATTCAGGGAGGCTTGATTTTGTCGCAGGCGGCGATACCCGGGAAGAAATCAGGGCCGAGCGCCAGGATCAGCAGGCCAATTCCAGCGAGGAAACCGCTTCGGCCCTGGCATACGAAACCGGGGCTAGCCTTATGCTCACAGGTTCTGTAAAAGCCATTATAGACAAAGCGGGGAACAAAACGGTGCGTTCCTATTTCGTCAGCGCTGAGCTTACCAACATCACCACCAACAGGCGGCTCTGGATGGGGGAGAACAGCGAGATCAAGAAGGAAATCAAACAGTCCAATTACCGGCCCTAA
- a CDS encoding COG3014 family protein, whose protein sequence is MKFVRPLLPAVFFFFFLSCAGNPDAYREIDAGVRSGSYTSALASMEAKSASKNIYTKKNQILFYLDRGMIEHYAGFWEESSQDLEEGERRIEEAFTKSLSQAISTYIVNDNTRDYSGEDYEDIYTNVFNAFNYYQRDDLEGALVEIRRVNQKLQELSDKYETAREKVVNSNSNLGGNEYAIEASRFSNSALARYLGVLFYRGNGNADDARIDMERLKEAFETAPSVYYNPLPRSLDEELEVPKGKGRLNVVSFTGLAPIKAEISTPIPLPLPYPNNWARLALPQMIDRPSAITRVVAELDSGKSFELDLLEDMGMVAKETFKARYSLILLKTVARTIIKSTTVAAVGFAIDGGNKDNDGSGWGAVFSFFGRIAADASEQADLRISHYFPCYARVGGINLDPGMYNLTINYYGQRGLVGSYRIENVYVGENRLNLTEFVCLE, encoded by the coding sequence ATGAAATTTGTGCGGCCTTTGTTGCCGGCGGTATTTTTTTTCTTTTTTCTTTCCTGCGCCGGCAATCCTGATGCATACCGGGAGATTGATGCCGGGGTTCGTTCAGGTTCCTACACCAGCGCCCTGGCCTCCATGGAGGCAAAAAGCGCCAGCAAAAATATCTATACAAAAAAAAATCAAATACTCTTTTATCTCGACCGGGGCATGATCGAACACTATGCAGGGTTCTGGGAAGAATCATCCCAGGATCTTGAAGAAGGCGAGCGGCGCATCGAGGAGGCTTTTACCAAAAGCCTGAGCCAGGCAATTTCAACCTACATTGTAAATGACAATACCCGGGATTATTCAGGCGAGGATTATGAGGATATCTACACCAATGTGTTTAATGCGTTTAATTACTATCAGCGGGACGATCTTGAAGGCGCCTTGGTAGAAATACGCAGGGTGAACCAGAAGCTCCAGGAATTGTCAGATAAATATGAAACCGCCAGGGAAAAAGTGGTCAATTCCAATAGTAACCTTGGGGGCAATGAATATGCCATAGAAGCATCAAGGTTTTCCAATTCAGCCCTTGCCCGATATCTGGGGGTCCTGTTTTACCGGGGTAATGGCAATGCCGACGATGCCCGCATCGATATGGAGCGCTTAAAGGAAGCATTCGAGACCGCCCCTTCAGTGTACTACAACCCGCTGCCCCGTTCCCTTGACGAAGAGCTTGAAGTGCCCAAGGGGAAGGGCAGGCTCAATGTGGTGAGCTTCACAGGCCTTGCCCCCATAAAAGCGGAAATAAGCACCCCTATACCTTTGCCTCTGCCCTATCCCAACAACTGGGCGCGCCTTGCCCTGCCCCAAATGATTGACCGGCCTTCGGCCATTACCAGGGTGGTGGCTGAACTGGACAGCGGCAAAAGTTTTGAGCTTGATCTCCTTGAAGATATGGGAATGGTTGCGAAGGAAACTTTTAAAGCCCGCTATTCTTTGATCTTACTTAAAACCGTAGCCCGTACTATTATAAAATCAACCACTGTAGCGGCTGTAGGTTTTGCAATAGACGGAGGGAATAAAGATAATGACGGCAGCGGCTGGGGTGCTGTTTTCAGTTTTTTCGGGAGGATCGCAGCCGATGCAAGCGAGCAGGCTGATTTGCGCATCTCCCATTACTTTCCCTGTTATGCCCGGGTGGGAGGCATTAACCTCGATCCGGGTATGTACAACCTGACGATCAATTATTACGGTCAAAGGGGTCTTGTAGGCTCCTACAGGATTGAAAATGTTTATGTTGGAGAAAACAGATTAAATTTAACGGAGTTTGTATGCCTAGAATAA
- a CDS encoding LPP20 family lipoprotein, whose amino-acid sequence MPRIINFFAAAVLVLALSGCASSAKAKADSDDAAAAAMAALNAMDTGTYTDIPGSSMQQAASAPAASQPAAGSSAPAGSSAGVSSGNKPAWVDNPDSVYSKQRYVAAVGFGSDRRQAERSALANLTGVFGQAIQSEMKTVSNYSEAVKNGAIQISENTNVQNAISTSAEMDSLVGAEVAEFWFDSKSTYYAAAVMEKSKTAVLYADLIRSNEKVIDNLTNMTNGEKNTLNGYSRYLLSATIADANRVYANVLTYVGNTSGIKPGEMKKGEEYRLAAADVARSIPIAVSIAGDRSDRIKNAFSRALSSLGFRSGGTNSRYVLKGNLTMTPAEFQNQQNKFVRFNVDADLTDTAEGNAVLLPYNANGREGHLNIAEAEERAYRTAEKKIADEFGASLQAYLSTLLPGRK is encoded by the coding sequence ATGCCTAGAATAATCAATTTTTTTGCTGCCGCCGTATTGGTATTGGCCCTTTCAGGCTGTGCTTCCAGCGCCAAAGCTAAAGCCGATTCTGACGATGCCGCGGCTGCGGCCATGGCAGCATTGAACGCCATGGATACGGGCACGTACACAGATATACCTGGTTCATCCATGCAGCAGGCTGCATCCGCCCCTGCAGCCTCTCAGCCGGCGGCAGGCTCATCAGCCCCTGCGGGGAGTTCTGCCGGGGTTTCTTCGGGAAACAAGCCCGCCTGGGTGGATAATCCCGATTCGGTTTACAGCAAGCAGCGTTATGTAGCTGCTGTGGGCTTTGGCAGCGACAGGCGCCAGGCCGAACGCAGCGCCCTGGCAAACCTTACGGGTGTTTTTGGCCAGGCCATACAATCAGAGATGAAAACCGTGTCCAATTATTCAGAGGCGGTCAAGAATGGCGCAATCCAAATATCGGAAAACACCAACGTGCAGAACGCCATTTCCACTTCCGCCGAAATGGATTCCCTGGTGGGCGCCGAAGTTGCCGAATTCTGGTTTGACAGTAAAAGTACTTATTACGCGGCAGCAGTTATGGAGAAGTCAAAAACCGCTGTGCTTTACGCCGATCTTATCCGCTCAAACGAGAAGGTCATTGACAATCTTACGAACATGACTAATGGCGAAAAAAACACCCTCAACGGTTATTCCCGATATCTCCTTTCCGCAACCATCGCGGACGCCAACAGGGTTTATGCCAATGTGCTTACCTATGTGGGCAATACCTCAGGCATCAAGCCTGGCGAAATGAAGAAAGGCGAGGAATATCGCCTTGCAGCGGCTGATGTCGCACGGAGCATACCCATAGCTGTCAGCATTGCAGGGGACAGATCCGACAGGATAAAGAATGCTTTCTCCCGGGCCTTGAGCAGCCTTGGGTTCAGGAGCGGGGGAACCAATTCCCGTTATGTGCTCAAGGGCAATCTTACCATGACCCCTGCGGAATTCCAGAACCAGCAGAATAAATTTGTCCGCTTCAATGTGGATGCGGATCTTACGGATACTGCTGAGGGGAATGCGGTGCTCCTGCCTTATAACGCCAATGGAAGGGAAGGGCACCTCAATATAGCTGAAGCAGAGGAGCGGGCTTACAGGACGGCAGAAAAAAAGATTGCCGATGAATTTGGGGCTTCTTTGCAGGCGTATCTTTCCACCTTGCTTCCCGGGAGGAAATAA
- a CDS encoding ATP-binding protein produces the protein MANKQQYIYKNPKLLQILPKWAQELAVKYGSKTSNLYILHGNIRDFLPHEANEDEFIFALIQKYIAEVLFGNQDIIAFYDRSEGVTFCTEDMAEEYDAILRGRYPDADPLDFISTDPEKSFFYLEKYFLQCIPNDRRIRCRMVLIIDYAETIIPGGELLRMDDADRFCLVTLNRWATNPIFTEGDISVILLTENLADISPRLVNSPSTVKVNVPFPSEKIRESFLRSKQQEGLLLLEKGQSTFSIAAVTSGLNLMNLETLVLESHEEDKALSMEYLRLKKKEMIENEAGGLLEFMDTVYSLDAVSGHEHVKRQFRNAAKAIKHGQLEVLPMGYLIAGPVGTGKSFMVSAFAGEIGIPMVKFGNFRSKWQGVTESNLEKVLNILKSMSPVAVMIDEADAFLGDRDQEGDSGVSNRVFAQIASFMGDTSYRGKIIWFLITCRPDLIPIDLKRQGRAEDHYALFYPESNQEKVDLFETLKKKLNFGVHQFPILELFKKYNHEVSGAEIEAMLIRAKQQAVMDNRTMVSRQDMEDIMADFVPPAYEREIRLQNLVASLECTSKKMVPKRFQIESTKLINEIRELKSLLGERG, from the coding sequence TTGGCGAATAAACAACAGTATATTTATAAAAATCCTAAGCTTCTTCAGATCCTGCCCAAATGGGCGCAGGAATTGGCAGTCAAGTATGGTTCAAAAACTTCCAATCTCTACATTCTCCATGGGAATATCAGGGATTTTCTGCCCCACGAGGCCAATGAGGATGAATTCATCTTTGCCCTGATACAGAAATACATTGCCGAGGTGCTTTTCGGCAACCAGGACATTATCGCCTTTTATGATCGTTCCGAGGGTGTTACGTTCTGTACCGAAGATATGGCGGAAGAATACGACGCTATTTTAAGGGGGCGTTATCCTGATGCGGATCCTTTGGATTTTATTTCTACAGATCCTGAAAAAAGCTTTTTTTATCTTGAAAAATATTTTCTCCAGTGCATACCCAACGATCGCAGAATCAGGTGCCGCATGGTGCTTATCATTGATTATGCCGAGACCATTATTCCCGGGGGCGAGCTTCTCCGTATGGACGACGCGGATCGTTTCTGCCTTGTAACCCTTAACCGCTGGGCCACCAATCCTATTTTTACGGAAGGCGATATTTCCGTTATTCTCCTCACCGAAAACCTGGCGGATATTTCGCCCAGGCTTGTAAATTCCCCATCGACAGTAAAAGTAAACGTGCCGTTCCCGAGCGAAAAAATCCGCGAAAGCTTTCTCCGTTCCAAACAGCAGGAAGGCTTGCTCCTCCTTGAGAAAGGCCAAAGCACCTTCAGTATTGCCGCAGTCACCAGCGGCTTGAACCTCATGAACCTTGAAACTCTGGTGCTCGAAAGCCACGAGGAAGATAAAGCCCTTTCCATGGAATACCTCCGGCTTAAGAAAAAAGAGATGATAGAAAACGAAGCAGGGGGCCTCCTGGAGTTTATGGATACTGTCTATTCCCTTGATGCAGTCTCGGGGCATGAGCATGTAAAAAGGCAGTTCCGCAATGCGGCCAAGGCCATCAAGCACGGCCAGCTCGAAGTGCTCCCCATGGGCTATCTCATCGCAGGGCCCGTGGGCACAGGCAAGAGTTTTATGGTTTCGGCCTTTGCGGGCGAAATAGGAATCCCCATGGTGAAGTTTGGGAATTTCCGTTCCAAATGGCAGGGGGTTACAGAATCCAACCTCGAGAAAGTGCTGAACATACTCAAGTCCATGTCCCCTGTGGCGGTGATGATTGACGAAGCGGACGCTTTCCTGGGCGACCGTGATCAGGAAGGGGATTCGGGTGTCAGCAACCGCGTGTTTGCCCAAATTGCCAGCTTTATGGGGGATACAAGCTACCGGGGCAAGATTATCTGGTTTCTCATCACCTGCCGCCCCGACCTCATCCCCATAGACCTTAAGCGCCAGGGCAGGGCAGAGGATCATTACGCTCTTTTTTATCCCGAATCGAACCAGGAAAAAGTCGATCTTTTTGAAACCTTAAAAAAGAAGCTTAACTTTGGGGTGCATCAATTCCCGATTCTGGAGCTCTTCAAAAAATACAACCACGAAGTTTCAGGTGCGGAAATTGAAGCCATGCTCATCCGGGCAAAGCAGCAGGCTGTAATGGATAACCGCACCATGGTTTCTCGTCAGGACATGGAAGATATCATGGCCGACTTTGTCCCCCCCGCCTATGAACGGGAGATCAGGCTCCAAAACCTCGTGGCCTCCCTGGAGTGCACTTCGAAGAAGATGGTTCCCAAACGCTTCCAGATAGAAAGCACCAAGCTTATAAACGAGATTCGGGAATTAAAGTCCCTTCTGGGAGAACGAGGCTAG
- a CDS encoding glycoside hydrolase family 2 TIM barrel-domain containing protein: MANKFIPPIWENPEIQEINRLPIRSPLLPFGSAKDALAECIAGPEFEKPGENPWYFGLDGQWSFKLLDNPYDDEKDGVGCTGIAFGLHAPDWTDPSYKAAWPEIKVPGTWTRQGYDKPHYTNVQMPFNCLPPNAPEKNPTGLYRRTITIPAAWKNRRTVLHIGSAESVLLVYVNGTFAGAGKDTRLPQEFDITAFLSSTGKNTICLKVVRYSDASYVEDQDEWWLGGIHRSVYLYSTAPCFIQDIEAIPGRIVEEGGKKKGKFNLKVTLGGNLPTGRISGNVAVIDKAEKAKADAEAFTISYALYPFSLPASRTEALEYAAGLGKKQKALVSGELKLECNYRINSNRVEAELAVPNPLPWSHEGPNLYLLTVSLSQNSKHIESAAFCTAFRTVLVSKRELLINNRAVLIKGANRHEHDEYTGKTQDTKKMLRDIELLKTHNFNAVRTSHYPNDERWYDLCDRYGIYLVDEADIENHAFYDQICWDIAWANAYAIRTQRMVKRDKNHPSIIIWSLGNESGDGGNHSMISAWVHRYDPSRPVNYEGAIRPEKGQGGFTLDSLNRSKELTDIIGPMYPQIDLITDFTKYREDHRPLIMIEYSHAMGNSNGNLADYWEAIETHHGLQGGFIWEWIDHGFAAEGPKGQKYWKYGGDFGDTPSDMDFCCDGLLWPDQTPKPAMEECRQVFCPIKLKPVPSKPYTFIVENHLDFTVLNAAVELVWSLKAEASVLKGEAVLAKGKLALPALAPGESAEISLPVPAKVDFKDYDGAIYIHADFLQKKAAPFVKAGHVLGSAQRILRESLGIKKNVPVPASSKAAEELSTFMDSFTPSLFRVPTQNDGLKVFIPLRGDPAGEFYYRGKAMFPWLDLDLLHMRSVDAKIEDTYLDGFEAKRYTANLIAGPGADKQFKDRFLGTYTKIAARPAIPGKGPQTGNPLILDFTFDLAGDLPELAKVGVSAKIPAEYSNISWFGGGQHESYPDRLAAAFLGLYSGTPEELEVPYVMPQENGNRSGLRVLALGSKKASPGKPRAVIIRPDKPLNFSISRYTQENLMEALHTIDLKDVTAGAKGYYTLNIDIAQRGLGTATCGPDTLEKYRVRPGLFKMRLYIGAEY; encoded by the coding sequence ATGGCAAACAAATTCATCCCCCCGATTTGGGAAAACCCTGAAATCCAGGAAATCAACAGGCTGCCCATACGCAGCCCTCTTCTTCCTTTCGGCTCCGCCAAGGACGCTCTGGCGGAATGCATCGCAGGCCCGGAATTTGAAAAGCCCGGGGAGAACCCCTGGTACTTTGGGCTTGACGGGCAGTGGAGCTTCAAGCTCCTGGATAATCCCTATGATGACGAAAAGGATGGGGTTGGATGCACAGGCATTGCCTTTGGGCTTCATGCGCCCGACTGGACAGATCCTTCCTATAAAGCTGCCTGGCCCGAAATAAAGGTGCCTGGCACCTGGACGCGCCAGGGCTATGACAAGCCCCACTATACGAATGTGCAGATGCCCTTTAATTGCCTGCCTCCCAATGCGCCCGAGAAGAACCCTACAGGGCTTTACCGCCGCACTATCACTATCCCTGCTGCCTGGAAGAACAGGAGGACAGTGCTGCACATCGGATCGGCAGAAAGCGTCCTTCTGGTTTATGTGAACGGCACTTTTGCCGGGGCCGGCAAGGATACGCGGCTGCCCCAGGAATTTGATATTACGGCTTTCCTTTCCAGTACGGGGAAAAATACCATCTGCCTTAAAGTAGTGCGCTATTCCGACGCAAGCTATGTGGAGGATCAGGACGAATGGTGGCTGGGGGGCATACACCGGAGCGTGTATCTTTACTCTACCGCGCCCTGTTTTATTCAGGATATAGAAGCCATTCCCGGAAGGATCGTTGAGGAAGGCGGAAAAAAGAAAGGGAAATTCAATCTAAAAGTAACCCTGGGAGGGAATCTCCCCACAGGCAGGATAAGCGGGAATGTGGCGGTTATTGATAAGGCTGAAAAGGCCAAGGCCGACGCGGAGGCTTTTACGATTTCGTATGCCCTCTATCCCTTTAGCCTTCCTGCAAGCAGGACTGAGGCTTTGGAATATGCGGCAGGGCTCGGAAAAAAACAGAAAGCCCTGGTTTCGGGGGAACTCAAGCTTGAATGCAATTACCGAATCAATTCCAACAGGGTGGAAGCTGAATTGGCTGTACCCAATCCCCTGCCCTGGTCGCATGAAGGGCCGAATCTTTATCTCCTCACGGTGAGCCTTTCGCAGAATAGCAAGCACATTGAGAGCGCCGCATTCTGCACAGCCTTCCGCACAGTATTAGTGTCAAAACGGGAACTCCTCATCAATAACAGAGCGGTGCTGATCAAAGGCGCAAACCGCCACGAGCACGATGAGTATACCGGGAAAACCCAGGATACAAAAAAGATGCTCAGGGATATTGAACTTCTCAAGACCCATAACTTCAACGCTGTGCGTACCAGCCACTATCCCAATGATGAAAGATGGTACGATCTCTGCGACCGTTACGGCATCTATCTTGTGGACGAAGCCGATATCGAAAACCACGCGTTTTATGATCAGATATGCTGGGATATTGCCTGGGCCAATGCCTACGCTATCAGGACCCAGCGCATGGTAAAGCGCGACAAAAACCATCCTTCCATTATTATTTGGTCTTTGGGAAATGAGTCCGGAGATGGCGGCAACCATTCCATGATCAGCGCCTGGGTGCATCGCTACGATCCTTCCCGGCCGGTGAATTACGAGGGGGCCATAAGGCCCGAAAAAGGACAGGGCGGGTTCACCCTCGATTCCCTTAACCGCAGCAAAGAGCTTACGGATATCATAGGCCCTATGTATCCCCAGATAGATCTTATTACGGACTTCACAAAATACCGTGAGGATCACAGGCCCCTCATCATGATCGAATATTCCCATGCCATGGGGAATTCCAACGGAAACCTGGCTGATTATTGGGAAGCCATAGAAACCCACCACGGACTCCAGGGGGGCTTTATCTGGGAATGGATTGATCACGGCTTTGCTGCCGAAGGCCCCAAGGGGCAGAAGTACTGGAAGTACGGCGGCGATTTTGGGGACACTCCCTCGGACATGGATTTTTGCTGCGATGGGCTCCTCTGGCCGGATCAGACTCCGAAGCCGGCCATGGAAGAATGCCGCCAGGTTTTCTGTCCCATTAAGCTTAAGCCTGTGCCTTCAAAGCCCTACACTTTTATTGTAGAAAACCACCTTGATTTCACTGTCCTTAATGCTGCGGTGGAGCTCGTCTGGAGCCTCAAGGCGGAAGCCTCAGTGCTCAAGGGGGAGGCGGTGCTTGCAAAAGGCAAGCTTGCCCTGCCCGCCCTTGCACCCGGGGAAAGCGCCGAGATAAGCCTGCCTGTCCCTGCAAAGGTGGATTTTAAGGATTATGACGGGGCTATATACATCCATGCGGATTTCCTTCAGAAAAAGGCTGCGCCTTTTGTAAAGGCAGGCCATGTTCTTGGGAGCGCCCAGCGTATTTTACGTGAAAGCCTGGGGATAAAAAAGAATGTCCCTGTCCCTGCAAGCAGCAAGGCGGCAGAAGAACTGTCAACCTTTATGGACAGCTTTACTCCTTCCCTTTTCAGGGTTCCCACCCAGAATGACGGGCTTAAGGTTTTTATACCCCTGCGGGGCGATCCTGCCGGAGAATTCTACTATAGAGGCAAAGCCATGTTCCCCTGGCTGGATCTGGATCTTCTCCACATGCGCAGTGTTGATGCTAAAATCGAAGATACGTATCTCGATGGTTTTGAAGCCAAGCGTTATACTGCGAATCTTATAGCGGGTCCCGGCGCTGACAAGCAATTCAAGGACAGGTTTCTGGGAACTTACACAAAGATCGCAGCCCGGCCGGCTATCCCCGGCAAAGGTCCTCAAACAGGAAATCCCCTCATCCTGGATTTTACGTTTGATCTTGCCGGAGACCTGCCCGAACTCGCCAAAGTGGGAGTAAGCGCAAAGATACCGGCGGAATATTCCAATATTTCCTGGTTCGGCGGCGGGCAGCACGAGAGCTATCCCGACAGGCTTGCGGCAGCCTTCCTGGGACTGTACTCAGGCACCCCGGAAGAACTGGAAGTACCCTATGTAATGCCCCAGGAAAACGGCAATCGTTCGGGTTTACGGGTCTTGGCCCTGGGAAGCAAAAAGGCTTCCCCAGGCAAACCCAGGGCGGTCATTATACGGCCTGACAAGCCCCTTAATTTCAGCATCAGCCGTTATACCCAGGAGAACCTTATGGAAGCCCTTCACACTATCGATCTTAAAGATGTCACTGCCGGGGCCAAAGGGTATTATACCCTCAACATCGACATTGCCCAGCGCGGCCTGGGGACTGCCACCTGCGGCCCCGACACCCTGGAAAAATACAGGGTGAGGCCCGGGCTCTTTAAAATGAGGCTCTATATTGGGGCTGAATACTAG
- a CDS encoding proline--tRNA ligase, which yields MKVSQTFIPTLREVPADAVIVSHRLMFRSGMIRKLANGLFAYLPLGLKSFRKVERIIREEMDAIGSLEIKPTVVVPGELWKESGRWETFGDGMLRVKNRLDNDFVVSPTAEEAFTSIVRDELNSYRQLPLSLYQINTKYRDEVRPRYGVMRGREFVMKDAYSFHTNDESLDEHYQAMGRAYRRIFKRCGLTVIPVKADSGAMGGSGSEEFMVESEVGDNTLLLCKSCEYAANVEKAACKPDFNPRPSVELARAAASSTPPLEKIDTPEVKTIEELCGFLKTNAKTFIKTLIYKAVNVELDLREAPGCSKLNRVKLAPEAPELYPEAFFAVAIRGDLDVNEVKLAAQLKASEVMLAADTDVVRLTGCPVGFAGPVGLASLPVIVDHTVTALSDAVTGALAKDLHYKHAAYGRDFEAWLIADVRTVKAGDRCPLCGGELYEKKGNELGHIFKLGYKYTKSMNVSYLDVDGKSAIPTMGCYGIGLDRTLASVIEEHHDDDGIIWPVTVAPYQVIIVPIKYDGAVKEFADRIAGDLEKSGLEVLLDDRDERPGVKFKDADLTGIPFRLVVGDKNLAGDNPKVEVKRRSEKENRLVEAGKVVEELSRLIQNEIAELNK from the coding sequence ATGAAAGTTTCCCAAACATTTATCCCCACTCTGCGGGAAGTGCCCGCCGACGCGGTGATAGTCAGCCACCGCCTTATGTTCCGTTCCGGCATGATCCGGAAGCTCGCCAACGGCCTTTTTGCCTATCTGCCTCTGGGCCTTAAATCCTTCAGGAAGGTTGAGCGGATCATTAGGGAGGAGATGGACGCCATCGGCTCCCTCGAAATAAAGCCCACAGTGGTGGTACCTGGGGAGCTTTGGAAGGAATCGGGCCGGTGGGAAACCTTTGGGGACGGCATGCTCAGGGTGAAGAACCGCCTGGATAACGACTTTGTGGTTTCCCCAACTGCGGAGGAGGCTTTTACCAGCATAGTGCGGGACGAGCTTAACAGTTACCGCCAGCTTCCCCTTTCGCTCTACCAGATAAACACCAAATACCGCGATGAGGTCCGCCCCCGTTACGGGGTCATGCGGGGCCGCGAATTCGTGATGAAGGACGCGTACTCTTTCCACACCAACGATGAGAGCCTCGACGAACATTACCAGGCTATGGGCAGGGCTTACAGGCGCATCTTTAAGCGATGTGGCCTTACGGTTATTCCGGTAAAGGCTGATTCGGGGGCTATGGGCGGCTCGGGGTCGGAAGAATTTATGGTAGAAAGCGAAGTGGGCGACAACACCCTGCTGCTCTGCAAGTCCTGCGAGTATGCCGCCAATGTGGAAAAGGCTGCCTGCAAGCCTGACTTTAACCCCCGCCCATCCGTGGAGCTTGCCAGGGCTGCGGCTTCCTCGACGCCTCCCCTCGAAAAAATCGATACACCCGAAGTGAAGACCATCGAGGAGCTTTGCGGCTTCCTCAAAACCAACGCAAAGACGTTTATCAAAACCCTCATATATAAGGCCGTGAATGTGGAGCTCGATCTAAGGGAGGCGCCGGGCTGCTCCAAACTGAACAGGGTGAAGCTTGCGCCCGAGGCGCCGGAACTCTACCCAGAAGCGTTCTTTGCGGTGGCCATCAGGGGCGACCTGGATGTGAACGAGGTAAAGCTGGCTGCCCAGCTCAAGGCTTCGGAGGTGATGCTCGCGGCGGACACCGATGTGGTGCGGCTCACCGGCTGTCCTGTGGGCTTTGCAGGGCCTGTGGGGCTTGCGAGCCTTCCTGTGATCGTGGACCACACGGTTACTGCCCTGAGCGATGCGGTTACCGGAGCTTTGGCAAAGGATCTCCATTACAAGCACGCTGCTTACGGCAGGGATTTCGAAGCCTGGCTCATTGCGGATGTGCGGACTGTCAAAGCCGGCGACCGCTGCCCCCTCTGCGGAGGCGAACTCTACGAAAAGAAGGGCAACGAGCTGGGCCACATCTTCAAACTGGGATACAAATACACCAAGTCCATGAATGTTTCGTACCTGGACGTGGACGGCAAAAGCGCCATCCCAACCATGGGCTGTTACGGCATTGGCTTGGACCGTACCCTTGCGAGCGTCATCGAAGAACACCACGACGACGACGGAATCATCTGGCCTGTTACGGTTGCGCCTTACCAGGTCATTATTGTGCCTATCAAGTACGATGGGGCGGTAAAAGAATTTGCCGACCGCATTGCCGGCGATCTCGAAAAATCCGGGCTTGAAGTGCTCCTCGACGACAGGGACGAAAGGCCCGGCGTCAAGTTCAAAGACGCCGACCTTACGGGCATTCCCTTTAGGCTCGTTGTGGGCGACAAAAACCTCGCCGGGGATAATCCCAAGGTCGAAGTGAAGCGGCGGAGCGAAAAAGAGAACCGCCTCGTGGAAGCGGGCAAGGTTGTCGAAGAATTGAGCAGGCTCATACAAAACGAGATTGCGGAGCTGAACAAGTAG